The nucleotide sequence TGACCCAGGAACAGTACTGCCCTGACCTCTTGCAGGGATGTAGTAGCCACATCTGGGTTGCAGGGGCCTATCCTCAGTGAGATCGCTGGGCTGACTCAGCTCGGGTCAGGTGCCCCTCCCATCCAATCACTGGGGGCCTAGGGTAGTTTCAGGGTGAGACGGAAAGGGGCAGAGGCCTTCACTGTGCCTGGGACAGTCCGGTTCCATGGCCTGGCCCTAGGGAAGGCCAGCAGAGTGGTGCGAAGTGAGGGAGGCACCCTGAGTTTGAATCCCGGCTTTGCCACCCAACAGCCGTACTGcagtctctccccctctctgggccctgtGTTCTCACCTGGGAATGATGAGACTAAATACGCCTTCTTTTCAGAGCCTCTGGAAGGCTTTGGCGTAAGATGTCAGGGCCCGGAACAGAGAAGGAGCTCGGGAAATGGTGGTGAAAAGGGCTGGGTGCtcggggtgcctggttggctcggCTGGTGGAGCCTGTGCCTCTTGAtctggggttgtaagtttgagccccacaatgggtgtagagattatttaaaaaaaaaaaaaaaaaaaaaggagtctgtGCTGAGATTgggcccagggaggggacaggacTCTCTGCTGGGACGTAGGAGGTCTTCGAGCCATGGCCCCGGTCTCCCGCGGTCCCCTGCCTCAGGTCTCCCTGCTTTTGCTCACTCCACGTAAGCCTCTTGCAAGTTAATCTTGGTAAAATCCATCTCTGCTGGGTCATGTCTCTCCTGAATCTCTCCAGCCACTCTCCACCCCTCCTGTCTCTGTTGGGTCAGGCACCCCTTCTTTCTGTCTATCTCTCCTCATTTCCTCCCAGGCCCCTTCATGTGTCCTGGCTCAGAGACAGCCAGGTTGCCCTGGGATTCCCCTGTAGGAAGGGCTCCTTCACCTCCTTGCTGTCTCCCTGTGGCCTGAGCCTCTGGGGGAGCCGTGGCTGTGCCCACCAGCACATGCTCATGGTAGGGGTACCCAGGTCTGGCTTTTCCCAGAATGCCACTCCCTGCTGGCCCCCAGTCTTTAGCAAGGGCTAAACACCCTGTAGGAGTTTAGTTGCCATTGTCTGGGTTCAGCCTGCCAGAAGGTCCAGGCTGAGTGGTTTGGGAATAATCAgaaaaggcttcctggaagaggtgccCCCCTAGAAGAAATTTTGGCTAGGCAGAGAGGACTTAGGGAATAGCCACCAGCTGACTGGTAACCTTTGGCCAGACTGtgccttccctctttccctcatcTTGTCCTGGGAAAATTATGCAAAGTGAGGGTTGggagcctccccaccccaccaatcTTGATGGTCATTGCTTACCTGGGACCCTCACACCCCTCATGAGCACCCAGCTCCCtagctctctcctctcccctgcccctcagacTTTGAGCAGGAGTCGGGCATTGAGACAGCCATGCGGTTCAGCCCAGACGTGGCCATGGCGGTGTCGACCACGCCCGCAGTGCTGCCCACCGTGGACATCCAGCCTGTGGGCACCCCCTTGGAAGAGCTCCCCTCTGGGCACCCCACCCTGGAGCCAGCCACCAGCCCCTCCGTGGTGACAGAGGTCCCAGAAGAACCCAGCCAGAGAGCCACGACCATCTCCACTCCCACGGCTACCACAGCTGCTACGACTGTGGGGGCCCTAACTGTGGCCACGGTGCCTGCCACAGTGGCCACTGCTGCCCCCAGCCTCCCCGCGGCCCCTCCTTCCACGGCCACCACCTCCGTCATAAGGACCACCGGTGTGCGGAGGCTTCTGCCTCTTCCATTGACCACAGCAGCCACGGCCTGGGCCACCACTCCAGCGGCACCCGCACCTCCCACCACGGTGGCTGTCTTGGACACAGAGGCCCCAACACCCAGGATGGTCAGCACAGCTGCCTCCAGGCCAAGGGCCCTTCCCAGGCCAGCTACCACCCAGGAGCCTGACATCCCCGAGAAGAGCACCTTGCCCCTGGGGACCACTGCCCCTGGACCCACGGAGGTGGCTCAGGTGagcaggtggggagaggagggagggtcagggcctggggagtggggggagggtttggggatggagagggtgagagaggcaTGAGGCCAGACGGCGGGGGCTGGGAGTGAGTCCCGGGATGGGGACAGTGGTCAAGGGGCCGGGGATGGAAAGGAGACCAGGATACTGGGACCAGATATGGATGGGGAAAGGAGTGAGTGAAGCGTGGCAACGCGGGGGAGGGCCAAGGGCCTGCGGGTTCAGGTGAAGAGCGCGGACTCAGGAGGCGGGCACTGCGGCGTGGGGTTCTCCCACTGCTCTTGGGAGCCCCATGACCCTCAGGAAGTCACCAGTCCTCTCTGTACATCCGTTCCCCATTCCCTCGTCTGCCAGAAGGAGGAAACAGTGGGATGCAAACCGTAGCGTGGTGGGAATTGTCCAGTGCCcggaacagtgcctggccctAGTAGACCCACCAGAAGTTTCCCTACTGTCATTGTCACCACCGTCGCCGTTGTTGTTAGTCTGAGGGTGACTGAGAGGGAGACTGCGGGAGAGGAGAACCCGTAGTCCATGCGTGCAGCCTGTTGCCTGGGGGCCCCCTGCCGTCCCTTAGCCCACAACCGCACCTGTCCCTCGGGGCGGCGCTGCCTCTTCCTCCCATGACAGAGGCGGCTTAGTGGGCCGCTGCCAGGTCGGGATCTGAGACCTGCAGGGCTGCAGAGGCTGGGGCGCGCGTGCATCGGTGGCGAACAGTTAGGGGTGAGGGATGGAGGGTTCAAGGGAAGAGGGTGAAGATGTCAGGGAGGTGGGGATGCAGGGAATCAAGGAAATGGGAGAAGTAGCTGGATCCCTGCTGGGCACGTGGGGCaggtgggcgggggcggggcagggaggggaggggaggggaggtcacAGCTCCAACCCAGGTACAGAAGCCCTTTGTCAAGTGGATGAGGGCCTGCGGGGGCTGAGCTGCCGGCAGGTTCACGCCAGCCCCCGCGGGATGTGAGCCTTGCCCTCAGCACCCCTCAATTCCCGGGGCAGCCTGGTGTCCCATGGTTTCAGCCAGGCGGGAAGGATAGAGAAAGCAGGACACCAGGCCCAGCTCTCCTCACTCACCGGGGGGACATCTGAGCCCTGGTCCCACTTTCACACAGTGGGAGCCCCTGGGCTGGTCTCCCGGACACACCTCCAGGGGGCATGGTGCCCTGCAGGGGTGCTCTTGGactgacccccccacccccacgccgaGGTACTCCCTCTGCCCTGGATACGCAGGCGGTGGCCCGGGCTGCTTCGAGCAGCCCCCAGACAGCAGTTTGACGCTGTCCCCCAAGGGTGATCACTACGGCGGCGAGAGGGAGATGGGACAGAGGGTTGGGGGTAGGATGTGgcttggggagagaggcagggtaGTGTGGTGGTCACAGACACAGCCAGTGGAGCTGGAGAGCACGggatttttgttctgtttccagTGCTTCCTAGCTGTGCGTCCTTGGCAAGTCACTTTGCTTCTCTGAGCCTTTTTTCAGCTCTGTAAATTAGGGGCAATAATACCTCCTTTGGGGGATGTCGTGAGGGCCAAATGCCTATAACGTGTTTTAGTACTTTGCCTGGCAGGTGGCGAATGCTTCGTAAGTGTCAGGCCcactggggatggggagggggttgtgtgtggggggggagggtgggctgCCCCACAGCaagaggggcagggaggcccGGATCCCGGGCTCATGCCACACTCCCCACAGACCCCAACTCCGGAGTCCGTCCTGACCACGATCCGGGATGAGCCTGAGGTGCCTGTGAGTGGGGGGCCCAGCGGGGACTTTGAGCTGCCAGAGGAGGAGACCACACAGCCAGACACAGCCAATGAGGTGGTGGCCGTGGGCGGGGCTGCCGCCAAGCCATCAGCTCCACCTGGGGCGCTGCCCAAGGGTGCGCGCCCAGGCCCCGGCCTCCTGGACAACGCCATCGACTCAGGCAGCTCAGCGGCTCAGCTGCCCCAGAGAAGCATCCTGGAGCGGAAGGAGGTGCTCGTAGGTGAGGCGTGGGGCCCGGGAAGACCCCAGAGTGAGGCAGCTGGTCCGGCCTCAGTTTGACCTCTAGGAACCCGAGAAGAGGTCTGGGTGTGGGTTTCTAGGAGCCCCGTTTCCTAGGGAGGGAAAGGTGGGGACTCAGCCCCGAGACCCCCCCCTGGGTCGTCCTTTGACCTTCCCCTGTCCCAGGGTCTGACCTTGATGCTTGCTTCCTGAGGCCTTGCTGGTTGACCCTTCTGGGCCATTGGCCCTTGAGCCCTGATCTCTGACCCTAGCCTTTGGCTTGACCTGCCCCCAGCCTTGACGCCCCAAAGACCTGCCTTGGCTGTGTCTACAGTCTCTGGACTGGTGTTCCAGACTCTGCTCCCCGCTCAGGAGCCATGTGGCCCTGGGCGGGTCTTCCAGCTCTCCAGCCTCCCTTGTCCTAATTCATCGAAGGGAGGGGGGAGTGTCATTCTGCTCTTCACCAGTTCTCACCGCACATCTGCTCCTAAGTtaactttttattactttttttaaaagtaagctctGGGCCCTTCCATAGTTGGGATGTGTCATAGTTCAGCTGCCACAGTTTTTTGCTTTCCTAACGTCTATAAAACGTGGGCGTGTCCACGACTGGTGGCATCTCACACTCCCTTGGAGCGTGTGTGAGGGTTTTGAGTGCGTGGCAGGCGCCTGGAAGGGAGCCAGGCCCCAGCAAGGGACTGTGAGGCCCGGCCCCCAGCCTCAGATTCAAGGCTTtgggccccccctccccaggcccgaAGCTCCACCCGCCCTGTCTTCAGCCCTTGACCTCTGCCTTCTTCCGCCACAGCTGTGATTGTAGGTGGGGTGGTGGGCGCCTTGTTCGCTGCCTTCCTGGTCACCTTACTCATCTACCGCATGAAGAAGAAGGACGAGGGAAGCTACACCCTGGAGGAGCCCAAGCAGGCGAGCGTCACGTACCAGAAGCCCGACAAGCAGGAGGAGTTCTACGCCTAGCGGAGCCACGGTGCCTCCCGCAGCTCAGCAGTGCCCCTCTGCCTAgcccccggcccggccccacCAGCCCTGGCCCAGGACTGGGCCTGGAAGGGAGCCCGGCCCCAGTTCATCTCTGCCCGTCCTCCTGAGGTCTGCCCAGACTGCCAGCCTCACAGAGACCTCGCCCGAGGGGCAGGGGGCGGCGCCACCGGCCCTCGACTGTGCCCTTACGGGCTCATCTctcatttccccctcccccatcggCCTGCAGCTGGACCTCGTGTCAGACGGACAGGAGGAAAGAGGCTGCGGATTGGCTGCTGGCAGGAGGGGCGGGGCTTGACAGGGGCTCGAGCCCCACCCTGGCCCCACGGGGCTGGCCCATGTTTCCTTCTGGAGCCTGACAGGCGCTCAGGCCGGTTTCCAGGACGAGCACTGGGCCGGATCAGCCCTTGAAATCACTGAGAAGCGACAGCCTCTTGCCACTGTCCCAGGGCCCCTCTCTGCCAGGGAGAGAGGGTACCTGTTGCCACCAGCCTGTTCTGTCCTGGCCTCTCTGGGGCTGTGGGGtccttctcccctcacccctgccctgtATGCCCATACCACCGGCCTCCCCTTCATCCCCATCTGCCCCCGAGGAACTGACTTCCTGAGAGCACCCTGGGGGCCCCTGGCAAGTTCGGGCGGGGCTGCTCAGACTGCCCTCTTGCCAGTGGAGCTCTGCCCAGACACCATCTCCTGCATGGTCACATCATGTCACACACAGAAGCACGCAGTGACAGAAGCCTACTCGGTCCTGCTGCCCGGTGCAGACCTGTCACAGACACGCACGTTCTTCCAAAGACGCTGACTCTCCCGTGTCTCTCACAGTCCCCCAGGGCTTATGACGGATGGGAGTCACCGGATGCCATCGCCGGATGGTGACCATGcagcctgcccctctccccagcgtACACTGTGGCACCACACGGTTGTCTCCGGCTTTCAGGTTCCCTGGAGAGGGTGGAGGCAAGCTGGAGCAGTCAGCCCATATTGGGTCCCCTGAGTTGCCCCGTCACACTCAGTCCTTCACCACAACACCAACACCAACCACATTGCCCGTGACCCTGACCCGTCAGACACAACCCCATGTGGATGCCTAGGCTCGCCCCGCACAGCCCCACGCTCGCACCCTGGAATAAGGGGTGGCACGGGGGGTATGTGGCCACaagccccccggggccctgcacACCTGGGAAGCTCACTTCCCTCCCCACTGTCGCTCGCCAGGGGGTTCGTCTGGGGCCAGCATCCCTGCTCACCAGGAGCCTTGCTGAGGAGGGCAGGCTGGTTCTTGGAATGTGgccccaggctggggagggggctaggGTCTCCTAGGACCACAAGCCCTGGGCGGGGAGGGGCGTGTGGCCTGGCTCCTGATCTCCTCATGTCCCCCTTCTGCTCTGAGCTAGGGGCTGACTCTGCCTCCCAGGACACAAGTCCCCAAAGTGCCTGCGAGGGTGGGCCCTGCTGCCCAGGGCCTCCTgcaccctctcccccacccaccggCCTCTCCAATCCCACCGCTGTCCCGCCCTGGGGCCCTCCCCGTGCACACTGACCCACTCATTGGCCAGACCACCTGCTGGTTCTCCTGCGTGTGGCTGCACGAGCCGCACCAGCAGGGAACAGTCCATCGAGACTCACAGCCCCAGGCCGGGGTGCTGCAGGCctcagcctgcctcccccttcttTGTTACCCTTATGGGGGTGGGCGGGCTGCCTCTGTAGATATTTTAAATGTGGGGCCACACATCTCCTTTGGGGAGGCTGTGCTTGGTTGGAGGCTCACCAAGCCACGGGATGGGGTCTGAGTTGTGGCTGGCTGGCgctcacccccacccacccatcacCTTCAGCCCGGATTAAAGTCAGGAACCCAGCTTTTATTTCTGTTCCCTTTTCACGACTCCCTGGCAGCAGATTtatgcagggggagggagaggggtgcctgaggTGGTAAGGGAGCGCTTCCAGGGAACGTCCCCCCTGTCCTTTGCCACCATCCAGCTTCCAGGTCGGCTCTGTCTTTCAGAGCCAGTGTTGCCCTGGGTGGGGCCCAGAAGCTTGTGAGGAAGCCAGCCTTTGAAGGCCGCAGGAGTGAGGGGAGGCACCCCGGGCCCACGATTTGTTGAAGGCGAGGTGACCTGGCCTCTGTTGTCCCCAGAGCagaagggttggggggagggcaaGACCGAAGCCCCGGGCTCCCTCTACCCTGCTCCCGGGTGGGCGGCTACTGTCTTGGGGCCGGCAGCTCTGGTGACGAGGCCTGGGCAGGCCAAGGCTGAGAAGCCAGGGAGCATGGAGGAGAGAGGACACGACCCAGGGATGGTGGGCCCAGAGTTGGAGACCCTGGCACGGGCTGGGGTCCATCATCGGGTAGGCCCGGGCAAGGATGGGTGAGCTGGGCTTGGTCTGGCTGGAATGGGCTCGGAGTGGCCTGTGTGGGTCTAGCCGGGCCCTAGCAGGCCTCACTCCCCACATCGTGTGGGCCGGCTTCTAACTTGGGGCTTTGCCTCCTAGCACTGGCCTCTTCTCTCAGTCCTTTGCACTTGAGAGAAGGGGCTGAGGGCCTTGTTCGTGGAGCCCTGGACCCACGACAAAGGCCCAGGCATTATCCTCATGAAACAACACATTCTGACTAGTCCAAATGCACTCCAGCTGGCCCAGCTCGGGCAGGGCTGGCCAAGAGAGAGGTCGGTTCAGAGGATGAGCTGGAGCTCTCCTCGGTGCAATGTGGGGGCCGGGGCTCTCCCCAGCCTGGGTGCAAGGGGGACATGTCTGGTCAGCCCATGTGTGCTTGGGAGAGGGAGTCCTGCGGGGGCCCTGGCATCTCTTGGAAGCGGGGCAAATTCCCAAGCCGGGGGAGCTGGTGTGGCTTGAGCCTGGGTCTCAGCTGCCAGGGAGGGTGCCTGGGGCCTCCAGAGGTGGGGTTTGGGCTCTCCCAGGCTCTGCCTCCCTAGGAGGCCAGACGGGGGTGCATCTCCTGGAAGGTTTGTCCCCTTGAGCCCTGCAGGCGGCTGCATAGTAACCAGGGCTGGATGAGGCAGACGTGCAGACAGTGGCGTGGGGTGCTCAGGCTAGACGCCCCCCTCAACCCCGAGGGTCGGCAAAGCCATCTGTCCaggcctccaggctggggcccggGGCATGGGATGCAGACCCAGTGGGGCAGGAGTGGCCACCTCCTCAGCTCTCCTGAGTGTCTCTTGACAGTCAGCAGCCTGGACTTGTTTCCTCAGGCCTCCTGCCTGTAAATAGAAGCCCACAAGCTGTACAGATTTACAGAGATGCCAAGACCGGCCCCTGGGGTTGCCAGCTCAGGGCCGATGGTTACGGCCTTCCCCAGGCGCCTGCCCGGCAGCTCAGTGCACCCGGCCCCGGCGTGgcaaatacatgtaaatatatttcgtaggcagtgtggctccagagagCCCCCTGAAGACAGTGTCCCTCCTGTGCGCCCTTTCTCCTGTACAGAAACCCCCGAGAACCCGGCAGGAGTTTGTCCTTCCCTACCCCAGGCCTTCCCCGCCCTTTCTTTCCCCCATAACCTGTTTATTAACCATAACTGTCCTGAGTTCATGGCCAAATCTCTAAGGAGAAGTAGAGggaaaagactggaaaaagaGACCCAGGCGCCTGACCCGCCGTGGGTGCTCACCTGGCCCAGCCTTGTGAAGGagctgtttggggttttttgtttctgggtttttttctgtttgtttgtttgtgtttttttgtttttgtttttgttttttaacacttcCCGTGCTGTGCCCATTtataagaggaaataaaattaagctGAAATGATGCAGTGTCCTCAGTGTGAGATAAACATGGACgctttgttgggggtgggggacggcccgtgccctccccgccccctacCCAGGCCGAGCTACCTTCGCCTTCAGGGGGAATGGAGAACCATGCAAGGGAGATTGCCCGGCAACTCCTCGAGGGAACCATTATGGTCAAAGCTGCTGTTGGTGGAGAGTGTTCGGGAAACCACAGAGCTGACTGTGGTAAGGCCGGATGGGGGCTGTGGTTGGGTGGGGGCCCTGTGGTTCACCCCCAGGGGAAGAACTGGTTTCAGGCCACAAAGAAACAATCTTGGGACCTTGGTCCTAAGGACCAAGGAATCAGACGGAccaagcctgggtggctctggggtCAGTAGGCCAGGCTTTAAGCTCAAGTGACATTTCCTAGCTCTGATGCCGGAGAagctgcttgtgagctctctgagcctcaactgTCTCACCTGCGAAGCGGGGTAATAACGGCCATCCCCCAAATGGAATGGGGTAAGGGTTACCTGAGAAAGAGCACGGCACAGAGCTGGAACGGGGCAGAACGTCGGCAGAGGACGAGTTAGTTCTCTGACCTGGAACCACAGACTGACCCCTGGGCTTACAGGCTCATAGAGCTGGGAGGGCCATGTGCCGGCCCCTGCCTTCACACCTCGGTGACAGCTGGTTTGCTATATCCCGGGGACTAGTGGATCACTCTCCCTGTTGAGAAGTCTTGTTTTTAGCCCAAACTCACCTCACCAGTGttgcctttctctgcttctgccctctGGCCATGGCGGGGCCCGGGGGGGGTTAGAGTGTCATGGTTGTGAACTTCCCTCCTCCAAGGGAAACCACTCCATGGTCCACAGATGTCCTGTAGAAAGTTGTTCCTCTCAAAACGtgataccaggggcgcctgggtggctcagtgggttaagcctctgccttcggctcaggtcatgatcccagggtcctcggatcgagccccgcatcgggctctctgctccgcagggaacctgcttccccttctctctctctctgcctgcctctctgcctacttgtgatctctatctgtcaaataaataaataaataaataaaatcttaaaaaaaaaagaaaggaagaaagttatTCCTCTCAAAACGT is from Meles meles chromosome 1, mMelMel3.1 paternal haplotype, whole genome shotgun sequence and encodes:
- the SDC3 gene encoding syndecan-3; protein product: MKPGPPHRAGAAHGAGAGNGAAAGPGARGLLLPPLLLLLLAGRAAGAQRWRSENFERPVDLEGSGDDDSFPDDELDDLYSGSGSGYFEQESGIETAMRFSPDVAMAVSTTPAVLPTVDIQPVGTPLEELPSGHPTLEPATSPSVVTEVPEEPSQRATTISTPTATTAATTVGALTVATVPATVATAAPSLPAAPPSTATTSVIRTTGVRRLLPLPLTTAATAWATTPAAPAPPTTVAVLDTEAPTPRMVSTAASRPRALPRPATTQEPDIPEKSTLPLGTTAPGPTEVAQTPTPESVLTTIRDEPEVPVSGGPSGDFELPEEETTQPDTANEVVAVGGAAAKPSAPPGALPKGARPGPGLLDNAIDSGSSAAQLPQRSILERKEVLVAVIVGGVVGALFAAFLVTLLIYRMKKKDEGSYTLEEPKQASVTYQKPDKQEEFYA